One region of Halomicrobium sp. LC1Hm genomic DNA includes:
- a CDS encoding PadR family transcriptional regulator translates to MYDLTGFQRDLLYVIAGLDEPHGLAIKDELEKYYESEVNHGRLYPNLDTLVEKGMVEKGQRDRRTNFYALTSRGTRELNARQDWESQYVTA, encoded by the coding sequence ATGTACGATCTGACTGGATTTCAGCGTGACTTGCTGTACGTGATCGCAGGACTGGACGAACCACACGGGCTCGCGATCAAAGACGAGCTCGAGAAGTACTACGAGAGCGAGGTGAACCACGGACGCCTGTATCCGAACCTCGACACGCTCGTCGAGAAGGGGATGGTCGAGAAGGGACAGCGCGACCGACGAACGAACTTCTACGCCCTGACCAGTCGTGGCACGCGCGAGCTCAACGCCCGCCAGGACTGGGAGTCCCAGTACGTCACCGCGTAG
- a CDS encoding HEWD family protein, with the protein MTKLVPPSERTCERCGRHDVWDDETDSWQIVVDGEQKEAGNPFCLHEWDINGNYSPLAE; encoded by the coding sequence ATGACGAAACTCGTCCCGCCCTCGGAGCGGACGTGCGAACGCTGCGGTCGTCACGACGTCTGGGACGACGAGACCGACTCGTGGCAGATCGTGGTCGACGGCGAGCAAAAGGAGGCCGGCAACCCCTTCTGTCTCCACGAGTGGGACATCAACGGCAACTACAGTCCGCTGGCCGAGTGA